A genomic region of Oenanthe melanoleuca isolate GR-GAL-2019-014 chromosome 25, OMel1.0, whole genome shotgun sequence contains the following coding sequences:
- the SCNM1 gene encoding sodium channel modifier 1, protein MSFKRDESDPGPLGALQKRRVAELLASSIPEDEALLLRDGRLACSLCPQRPVCDTLQTLLLHRAGRKHLDTLQRSYGRPRCPQVTPQGPQVTPQGVSPSVQAPLLARTRRLARSALLPSAPYSSCCRKPATKSSRIPGMIPKNSQTPPEPSRNSGNPEIAAHREGVPKERKAGRKENSRNSEGSKGNSRNSEGPSPERLRILRHHLHLRSQGWLQDAAGNWLKDENAEFDSDEEEPPPLPPP, encoded by the exons ATGTCCTTTAAGCGCGACGAGAGCGACCCGGGGCCGCTCGGGGCGCTGCAG aagCGCCGCGTGGCCGAGCTGCTGGCGAGCTCCATCCCCGAGGACGAGGCGCTGCTGCTGCGCGACGGCAG GCTGGCGTGCTCGCTGTGTCCCCAGCGGCCCGTGTGTGACACGCTGCAGacgctgctgctgcacagggcgGGCAGGAAGCACCTGGACA ccctgcagcgcTCCTACGGGcggccccgctgtccccaggtgacCCCGCAGggaccccaggtgaccccacaGGGGGTGTCCCCATCTGTGCAG gcgCCCCTGCTGGCCCGCACGCGCCGCCTGGCCCGCAGCGCGCTGCTGCCATCGGCCCCgtacagctcctgctgcaggaaaccCGC GACAAAGAGCTCCAGGATCCCTGGGAtgatcccaaaaaattcccaaacgCCGCCAGAGCCGTCCCGGAATTCCGGGAATCCCGAAATCGCCGCACACAGAGAGG GTGTtcccaaggaaaggaaagcaggaaggaaagagaattcCCGGAATTCCGAGGGATCCAAAGGGAATTCCCGGAATTCCGAAGGGCCGAGCCCGGAGCGGCTGCGAATCCTTCGGCACCACCTGCACCTGCGCAG ccagggctggctccaggatgctgctgggaattGGCTCAAGGACGAAAACGCCGAGTTCGACTCCGACGAGGAGGAGCCGCCCCCTCTGCCACCCCCCTga
- the LYSMD1 gene encoding lysM and putative peptidoglycan-binding domain-containing protein 1 isoform X2 — protein sequence MAGSGGAGAAPREHRLQPGDTLPGLALRYGVTMEQIQRANRLYSSDTIFLKPTLLIPAPGPRDTPGDIPGDTPGDTPGDTPGSLPVPPGPSRHDLTASDFLRRLDAEIGRSKEAAAQRLQSHDSSPAPARSGPGPASPRGARLGPRPLTRNPRAAALRDSEDEIFTL from the exons ATGGCGGGGAGCGGCGGAGccggggcggccccgcgggAGCACCGCCTGCAGCCCGGGGACACGCTGCCGGGGCTGGCGCTGCGCTATGGGGTGACG ATGGAGCAGATCCAGCGCGCCAACCGCCTTTACTCGTCGGACACGATTTTCCTGAAGCCCACGCTGCTCATCCCGGCCCCCGGCCCCCGGGACACTCCCGGGGACATTCCCGGTGACACTCCCGGTGACACTCCCGGGGACACTCCCGGGTCCCTCCCGGTgccccccggcccctcccgccACGACCTCACGGCCTCGGATTTCCTGCGGCGCTTGGACGCCGAGATCGGCCGCTCCAAGGAGGCGGCGGCGCAGCGGCTGCAGAGCCACGACTCCAG ccccgcccccgcccggagcggccccggccccgcctccCCCCGGGGCGCTCGGCTCGGACCCCGACCCCTGACCAGGAACCCGCGGGCGGCCGCGCTCAGGGACAGCGAGGACGAGATCTTCAccttgtga
- the LYSMD1 gene encoding lysM and putative peptidoglycan-binding domain-containing protein 1 isoform X1: MAGSGGAGAAPREHRLQPGDTLPGLALRYGVTMEQIQRANRLYSSDTIFLKPTLLIPAPGPRDTPGDIPGDTPGDTPGDTPGSLPVPPGPSRHDLTASDFLRRLDAEIGRSKEAAAQRLQSHDSSVTPVSPPCPRSPAPARSGPGPASPRGARLGPRPLTRNPRAAALRDSEDEIFTL, translated from the exons ATGGCGGGGAGCGGCGGAGccggggcggccccgcgggAGCACCGCCTGCAGCCCGGGGACACGCTGCCGGGGCTGGCGCTGCGCTATGGGGTGACG ATGGAGCAGATCCAGCGCGCCAACCGCCTTTACTCGTCGGACACGATTTTCCTGAAGCCCACGCTGCTCATCCCGGCCCCCGGCCCCCGGGACACTCCCGGGGACATTCCCGGTGACACTCCCGGTGACACTCCCGGGGACACTCCCGGGTCCCTCCCGGTgccccccggcccctcccgccACGACCTCACGGCCTCGGATTTCCTGCGGCGCTTGGACGCCGAGATCGGCCGCTCCAAGGAGGCGGCGGCGCAGCGGCTGCAGAGCCACGACTCCAG tgtcaccccGGTGTCaccgccgtgtccccgcagccccgcccccgcccggagcggccccggccccgcctccCCCCGGGGCGCTCGGCTCGGACCCCGACCCCTGACCAGGAACCCGCGGGCGGCCGCGCTCAGGGACAGCGAGGACGAGATCTTCAccttgtga